The following are encoded in a window of Sphaerisporangium siamense genomic DNA:
- a CDS encoding AfsR/SARP family transcriptional regulator, producing MERVTFGVLGPVAAERGGGVLGLKGPRHRAVLARLIVARRRVVPVSRLVDDLWDEPRPGAVGAVQTFVGALRRVLEPGRPPRTPARLLVTEGPGYALRAAPDDVDAWRFEAGVDAAATLPPARALERLKQALDLWRGPAYAEFADEEWTLAERSRLGELRLQAVERLAEARLAVGLAAEAVRDLEAHLAGQPWRENAWRLLALALYRTGRQGDALAVLRRARAALADELGVDPGPELRRLQADILAHDPRLDQPSSAVTGARLWSQAAEAYDRAVAAGARARLESTVGLLRNLAVTGGSGLRAAQEQRPAIIGAAEEFGDPELTARVIGAYDVPTIWTRSDDPEQSQRIVTTAEHTLAALKREGARPSSGDAHEETRQSGDEREGARPVSGDAHEAGLSGVLGSGRASGGGGEGVRARLLVTIALEMRGVRSARGPEAAREGVEIARRLGDPALLAFALNGLYVQSCTRAGLAARRDAIGAELVALAGRHGLATYEILGHLVRVQARAALGDLPGADEHAAAVDLLAERHERPLATVFTQWYRALRLAVQGRIEQAATAYREAAARLDGAGMPGVERGLPALTRLSLSLSLSDGTAPATEPAASATKAAPSVREAKSFTGYALPFVADAAGKAAPSVRDAVRSAAEVAGQIDLGADWGPYRPWAEPFVLLGEGRRADARAALRAVPEPAPDLLYEALCCLEAAVALELGDLPVLERVQARLLPAAGEIAGAGSGLITLGPVDRWLSRIATALNRPPS from the coding sequence ATGGAGAGGGTGACGTTCGGGGTGCTCGGGCCGGTGGCGGCTGAGCGGGGTGGCGGGGTGCTCGGGTTGAAGGGGCCGCGGCATCGGGCGGTGCTGGCGCGGCTCATCGTGGCCCGCCGTCGCGTGGTCCCTGTGTCCCGCCTGGTGGACGACCTGTGGGACGAGCCGAGGCCGGGGGCCGTCGGCGCCGTGCAGACCTTCGTGGGCGCGCTGCGCCGCGTCCTTGAACCCGGCCGCCCGCCCCGGACCCCGGCCCGCCTGCTGGTCACGGAGGGACCCGGGTACGCACTGCGGGCCGCCCCGGACGACGTGGACGCCTGGCGCTTCGAGGCCGGCGTCGACGCCGCCGCCACCCTGCCGCCCGCGCGGGCGCTCGAACGGCTGAAACAGGCCCTGGACCTGTGGCGCGGCCCGGCGTACGCCGAATTCGCCGACGAGGAGTGGACGCTGGCGGAGCGCTCCCGCCTCGGCGAGCTGCGCCTCCAGGCGGTGGAGCGGCTCGCGGAGGCACGGCTGGCCGTCGGGCTCGCCGCCGAGGCCGTACGCGACCTGGAGGCGCACCTGGCGGGGCAGCCCTGGCGGGAGAACGCCTGGCGTCTGCTCGCCCTGGCCCTGTACCGCACGGGCCGCCAGGGCGACGCGCTCGCCGTGCTGCGCCGGGCCCGGGCTGCGCTCGCGGACGAGCTCGGCGTGGACCCGGGTCCGGAGCTGCGCCGGTTGCAGGCCGACATCCTCGCGCACGATCCCCGCCTCGACCAGCCGTCCAGCGCGGTCACCGGGGCGCGGCTGTGGAGCCAGGCGGCCGAGGCGTACGACCGTGCGGTCGCCGCCGGGGCTCGCGCCCGGCTGGAGTCCACCGTCGGCCTGCTGCGCAACCTCGCGGTGACCGGGGGCAGCGGCCTGCGGGCGGCCCAGGAGCAGCGGCCGGCGATCATCGGCGCGGCCGAGGAGTTCGGCGACCCCGAGCTGACCGCCCGCGTCATCGGCGCCTACGACGTCCCCACCATCTGGACCCGCAGCGACGACCCCGAACAGTCCCAGCGCATCGTCACCACCGCCGAACACACCCTGGCGGCCCTGAAGCGGGAAGGGGCACGGCCGTCCAGCGGCGACGCTCACGAGGAGACAAGGCAGTCGGGGGACGAGAGGGAAGGGGCACGACCGGTCAGCGGTGACGCTCACGAGGCGGGGTTGTCGGGCGTGCTGGGGAGTGGGCGTGCGTCAGGTGGTGGGGGTGAGGGGGTGCGGGCGCGGTTGTTGGTGACGATCGCGTTGGAGATGCGAGGGGTGCGGTCCGCGCGTGGGCCGGAGGCGGCGCGGGAAGGGGTGGAGATCGCGCGCCGGTTGGGGGATCCGGCGCTGCTGGCGTTCGCGTTGAACGGGTTGTACGTGCAGTCGTGCACGCGGGCCGGTCTCGCGGCGCGGCGGGACGCGATCGGCGCGGAGCTGGTCGCCTTGGCGGGCCGGCACGGACTGGCGACCTACGAGATCCTCGGCCACCTGGTCCGCGTGCAGGCCCGCGCCGCCCTGGGGGACCTTCCCGGCGCCGACGAGCACGCCGCCGCCGTCGACCTGCTGGCCGAGCGCCACGAACGTCCGCTGGCGACCGTCTTCACGCAGTGGTACCGCGCGCTGCGGCTCGCCGTCCAGGGGCGGATCGAGCAGGCCGCGACCGCCTACCGCGAAGCCGCCGCACGGCTGGACGGCGCCGGCATGCCCGGCGTGGAACGCGGCCTGCCGGCGCTCACCCGCCTGAGCCTGAGCCTGAGCCTGTCGGACGGCACGGCGCCCGCCACGGAGCCCGCAGCGTCGGCCACGAAGGCCGCGCCGTCCGTCAGGGAGGCCAAGTCGTTCACCGGGTATGCCTTGCCGTTCGTCGCGGATGCCGCAGGGAAGGCCGCGCCGTCCGTCAGGGACGCCGTGCGGTCCGCTGCGGAGGTCGCCGGGCAGATCGACCTCGGCGCGGACTGGGGTCCGTATCGGCCCTGGGCCGAGCCGTTCGTGCTGCTCGGGGAAGGGCGGCGCGCCGACGCGCGGGCGGCGTTGCGTGCGGTGCCGGAACCGGCTCCGGATCTGCTCTATGAAGCCCTGTGCTGCCTGGAGGCCGCGGTCGCGCTTGAGCTGGGCGACCTGCCTGTGCTGGAACGGGTGCAGGCCCGGCTGCTGCCGGCGGCGGGTGAGATCGCGGGCGCGGGCAGCGGCCTCATCACCCTCGGCCCCGTGGACCGGTGGCTCAGCCGCATCGCCACCGCTCTCAACCGTCCCCCGTCGTGA
- a CDS encoding alpha/beta fold hydrolase, translating to MAPTIPGFDYRRVQVADDVALSVAVGGSGPPIVLLHGFPQTHLMWRHVAADLAADHTVICPDLRGYGASDKPVDDGGGTYGKRTMAADVVALARALGHERFALAGHDRGALVAFRAGLDHPAAVTHLACLDVLPTLDMWDVMHGTSAAVGFHLYLMAQPPDLPERMIAAAPDVFFAHFLDIWAQNPEAVPAEVRAAYLDACRDAVPSIVADYRASATVDVDHDRADRAAGNQLRMPVTVLQQDWGAALGYDAAAVWRAWAPDLTHATVTCGHFMAEEAPETVTARLRDLMTR from the coding sequence ATGGCACCGACCATTCCCGGCTTCGACTACCGGCGCGTTCAGGTCGCCGACGACGTGGCGCTGAGCGTCGCCGTCGGCGGCTCGGGCCCGCCGATCGTGCTGCTGCACGGCTTCCCGCAGACGCATCTCATGTGGCGGCACGTCGCCGCGGACCTCGCGGCCGATCACACGGTGATCTGCCCCGACCTGCGCGGCTACGGCGCCAGTGACAAGCCCGTGGACGACGGCGGCGGCACGTACGGCAAGCGGACCATGGCGGCCGACGTCGTGGCGCTGGCCCGCGCGCTCGGGCACGAGCGGTTCGCGCTGGCCGGGCACGACCGGGGCGCGCTGGTCGCCTTCCGCGCCGGGCTGGACCACCCGGCCGCCGTCACCCATCTGGCCTGCCTGGACGTGCTGCCGACCCTGGACATGTGGGACGTGATGCACGGCACGAGCGCCGCCGTGGGTTTCCACCTCTACCTGATGGCCCAGCCGCCGGACCTGCCGGAGCGGATGATCGCCGCCGCCCCGGACGTCTTCTTCGCCCATTTCCTGGACATCTGGGCGCAGAACCCCGAGGCCGTTCCCGCCGAGGTCCGGGCCGCGTACCTGGACGCCTGCCGCGACGCGGTGCCGTCGATCGTGGCGGACTACCGCGCCTCGGCGACCGTCGACGTCGACCACGACCGCGCCGACCGGGCGGCGGGCAACCAGTTGCGCATGCCGGTGACCGTGCTGCAACAGGACTGGGGCGCCGCACTCGGCTACGACGCGGCAGCCGTCTGGCGCGCCTGGGCCCCCGACCTGACCCACGCGACCGTGACCTGCGGCCACTTCATGGCCGAAGAGGCCCCAGAAACGGTCACAGCGCGACTCCGCGACCTCATGACCCGCTGA
- a CDS encoding DUF2306 domain-containing protein — protein sequence MIAGGVRLDGLISGAAVTPENARFFAVPLPVVLHIVGATIYSVLGAFQFARGFRRRRPAWHRAAGRLLIPCGLLAAITGLWMTVFYPWPPGDGELLAGFRLVFGGAMAASILLGLAAIRRRDIAGHRAWMTRAYAIGLGAGTQVLTHLPWFIFFGTPGELPRALLVAAGWVINLVVAEWFLRRDRRPAQVRTRLVS from the coding sequence GTGATCGCGGGTGGGGTGCGGCTGGACGGGCTGATCAGCGGGGCGGCGGTGACTCCGGAGAACGCTCGGTTCTTCGCGGTGCCTCTGCCCGTGGTGTTGCACATCGTCGGCGCCACGATCTACAGCGTTCTCGGCGCCTTCCAGTTCGCCCGCGGGTTCCGCCGCCGCAGGCCGGCCTGGCACCGTGCGGCGGGTCGGCTCCTGATTCCGTGCGGGCTCCTCGCGGCGATCACGGGTCTGTGGATGACCGTGTTCTACCCCTGGCCCCCTGGCGACGGCGAACTCCTCGCGGGCTTCCGGCTCGTGTTCGGCGGGGCCATGGCCGCGTCCATTCTGCTCGGCCTCGCCGCGATCCGGCGGCGGGACATCGCCGGGCACCGCGCCTGGATGACGCGCGCGTACGCGATCGGGCTGGGCGCGGGCACGCAGGTCCTGACTCACCTGCCCTGGTTCATCTTCTTCGGCACGCCCGGCGAGCTGCCCAGGGCCCTGCTCGTGGCCGCGGGATGGGTGATCAACCTGGTGGTGGCCGAGTGGTTCCTCCGCCGGGACCGCCGCCCCGCTCAGGTCCGGACGCGGTTGGTCTCGTAA
- a CDS encoding response regulator — protein sequence MSVRVVVADDQEIVRTGLAMILDAQPDIEVVGQAEDGRRAVELARRLRPDVCLFDIRMPVLDGIAATRTLAGPGVEDPLAVVVITTFDLDEYVYAALRAGARGFLLKNAGAALLSQAVHAAADGDALIAPSITARLLGAFARTGPASPPVQPIEALTLREEQILAAVARGRTNSEIAHELHISLSTAKSHIASLMAKLGARNRVEIAIWAYETNRVRT from the coding sequence ATGAGCGTCCGGGTGGTCGTCGCGGACGACCAGGAGATCGTCCGTACCGGGCTCGCGATGATCCTGGACGCCCAGCCGGACATCGAGGTCGTCGGCCAGGCCGAGGACGGACGGCGTGCGGTCGAGCTGGCGCGGCGCCTGCGCCCCGACGTGTGCCTGTTCGACATCCGCATGCCCGTTCTGGATGGCATCGCGGCCACGCGCACCCTCGCCGGACCGGGCGTCGAGGACCCCCTCGCGGTCGTCGTCATCACCACGTTCGACCTCGACGAGTACGTCTACGCCGCCCTGCGGGCCGGCGCCCGGGGATTCCTGCTCAAGAACGCGGGCGCCGCCCTGCTCTCCCAGGCCGTGCACGCCGCCGCCGACGGCGACGCGCTGATCGCCCCGAGCATCACGGCCCGGCTGCTCGGCGCCTTCGCCCGGACGGGGCCCGCCTCGCCGCCCGTGCAACCCATCGAGGCGCTCACGCTCCGAGAGGAGCAGATCCTGGCCGCCGTGGCGCGGGGGCGGACCAACAGCGAGATCGCCCACGAACTGCACATCTCTCTCAGCACGGCGAAGTCGCACATCGCGAGCCTGATGGCCAAGCTGGGCGCCCGCAACCGCGTCGAGATCGCCATATGGGCTTACGAGACCAACCGCGTCCGGACCTGA
- a CDS encoding sensor histidine kinase produces the protein MRGFFRSVWHEPRSPNPPHRVWRDWVLVAVLVPLAVVEGVVRPDLPWRTLSVLLTIGLVPTLLWRRTRPLLMVAVIFAGTTLASLLTGGESAETNTMAFLVIVMYALFRWGSGREAVIGFVLMTAALAVAVLTGRLVLSDAFQGLAVVIAAMALGGTFRYRARARMRELDQVKLLEREQLARDLHDTVAHHISAMAIRAQAGLALSPSRPGAATEALELIEAEAARALAEMNAMVRVLRRTRPAELAPGRRIADVKELADRPRVGPSVEVEISGEVDGVSPAVGAAVYRIAQESVTNARRHARRATRIEVRVAADDTSVRLRVSDDGDTGHVRPATSPGYGLIGMMERARLLGGTCVASPGPAQGWTVTAVLPRSGSAP, from the coding sequence GTGAGGGGTTTCTTCCGGTCTGTCTGGCACGAGCCCCGTTCCCCCAATCCTCCGCACCGGGTATGGCGCGACTGGGTTCTCGTCGCCGTACTGGTCCCGCTCGCCGTGGTCGAAGGCGTGGTGCGGCCGGATCTCCCGTGGCGGACCCTCTCGGTGCTCCTCACCATCGGGCTGGTGCCCACGTTGTTGTGGCGCCGGACCAGGCCCCTGCTGATGGTCGCGGTCATCTTCGCCGGCACCACCCTGGCCTCGCTGCTCACGGGCGGCGAGTCGGCGGAGACGAACACGATGGCCTTCCTGGTGATCGTGATGTACGCGTTGTTCCGCTGGGGTTCCGGACGCGAGGCCGTGATCGGGTTCGTGCTGATGACCGCCGCGCTGGCCGTCGCGGTCCTCACCGGCCGCCTCGTCCTCTCCGACGCGTTCCAAGGGCTCGCCGTCGTCATCGCGGCCATGGCACTCGGCGGGACGTTCCGCTACCGGGCCCGGGCCAGGATGCGCGAACTCGACCAGGTCAAGCTTCTCGAACGCGAACAGCTGGCGCGCGACCTGCACGACACGGTCGCGCACCACATCTCGGCGATGGCGATCCGCGCCCAGGCGGGCCTGGCCTTGTCGCCGTCGCGCCCCGGCGCCGCGACCGAGGCGCTGGAACTGATCGAAGCCGAGGCGGCGCGCGCCCTCGCGGAGATGAACGCCATGGTCCGCGTGCTCCGCCGGACGCGACCGGCGGAGCTGGCCCCCGGGCGGCGGATCGCCGACGTGAAAGAGCTGGCCGACCGTCCCCGTGTCGGGCCGTCCGTGGAAGTGGAGATCTCCGGCGAGGTGGACGGCGTCTCCCCGGCGGTGGGGGCCGCGGTCTACCGCATCGCCCAGGAGTCGGTCACGAACGCCAGACGGCATGCCCGGCGCGCCACCCGCATCGAGGTCCGCGTCGCCGCCGACGACACGTCGGTGCGCCTGCGGGTGAGCGACGACGGCGACACCGGCCACGTACGCCCGGCCACGTCGCCGGGGTACGGCCTCATCGGCATGATGGAGCGCGCCCGCCTGCTCGGCGGCACCTGCGTCGCCTCCCCCGGCCCCGCCCAGGGGTGGACCGTGACCGCCGTCCTGCCCCGCTCCGGGTCGGCCCCATGA
- a CDS encoding sulfotransferase — protein sequence MNGRRAGGPPILVTGLPRSGTSWAGKMLAASGEAVYVNEPLNPLRPPGRSPGVLDATVSHRFQYICADGEEPWLRAFSGTVGLRYGYAAELRRNRRPGDLARLVRNASSFTAGRMLGHRALLDDPFALFSAGWFAERLDCRVVLLVRDPVSLVASWRRLGWTVDVRELLGQPLLVRDHPCLRELSPLAGSRDGLTTTAALWRVAGTVTETLAGRHPGVRVVRYEDLVTDPVNGYRDLYAWCGLTWSCRAEKAIIHASRQARSPRARATAFRWHGLSRTAYRPMDPRQALAGHRDRLTPDEIAHILALTRPDAPHHEASPGSVTTGDG from the coding sequence GTGAACGGCCGGCGTGCGGGCGGCCCGCCCATCCTGGTGACCGGGCTGCCCCGCAGCGGGACGAGCTGGGCGGGCAAGATGCTCGCGGCGAGCGGCGAGGCGGTGTACGTGAACGAGCCGCTCAACCCGCTGCGCCCGCCCGGCCGCTCCCCCGGCGTGCTCGACGCCACCGTGTCCCACCGGTTCCAGTACATCTGCGCCGACGGCGAGGAGCCGTGGCTGCGCGCCTTCTCCGGCACCGTGGGCCTCCGCTACGGGTACGCGGCCGAGCTGCGCCGCAACCGCCGTCCCGGCGACCTCGCCCGGCTGGTCAGGAACGCGTCCTCGTTCACGGCCGGCAGGATGCTCGGACACCGGGCGCTGCTGGACGACCCGTTCGCGCTGTTCTCGGCGGGATGGTTCGCCGAGCGGCTCGACTGCCGGGTCGTCCTGCTGGTGCGCGACCCGGTGTCCCTCGTGGCGAGCTGGCGGCGGCTCGGCTGGACGGTGGACGTCCGCGAACTGCTCGGGCAGCCCCTGCTGGTCCGCGACCACCCATGCCTGCGGGAGCTGTCCCCGCTGGCCGGTTCGCGGGACGGCCTGACGACGACCGCGGCGCTGTGGCGCGTCGCCGGGACGGTCACCGAGACGCTGGCCGGACGGCACCCCGGCGTCCGCGTCGTCCGCTACGAGGACCTGGTCACCGACCCCGTCAACGGCTACCGCGACCTGTACGCCTGGTGCGGCCTCACCTGGTCCTGCCGAGCGGAGAAAGCGATCATCCACGCCTCCCGGCAAGCACGATCCCCACGCGCGCGCGCCACCGCTTTCCGCTGGCACGGCCTGTCACGCACCGCGTACCGCCCCATGGACCCACGCCAGGCCCTCGCCGGCCACCGCGACCGCCTCACTCCCGACGAGATCGCCCACATCCTCGCCCTGACCCGCCCGGACGCCCCTCACCACGAGGCGTCGCCGGGGTCGGTCACGACGGGGGACGGTTGA